One Pseudomonas entomophila genomic window carries:
- the chrA gene encoding chromate efflux transporter produces the protein MVDTSSTANEQPPSQAAQRPIGLFEAFLFWLKLGFISFGGPAGQIAIMHQELVERRCWISEKRFLHALNYCMLLPGPEAQQLATYIGWLMHRSWGGVIAGALFVLPSLFILIGLSWVYVAFGEVPVVAGIFYGIKPAVTAIVVHAAHRIGSRALKNGWLWAMAGASFVAIFALNVPFPLIVLVAAIIGYVGGRFAPGKFVIGGGHGAAKSNYGPALIDDDTPAPEHARFSWGHLSRLLLVGAALWVLPMGLLTLSFGWDATLTQMGWFFTKAALLTFGGAYAVLPYVYQGAVGHYGWLTPTQMIDGLALGETTPGPLIMVVAFVGFVGGYVHPMFGVEHPFLAGAVAASLVTWFTFLPSFLFILAGGPLVESTHNEMKFTAPLTGITAAVVGVILNLALFFGYHVLWPQGFSGAFDWPSAVIAVAAALALFHFKRGVIQVLLACALAGLAVHLLRA, from the coding sequence ATGGTTGATACCAGCTCCACAGCGAACGAACAGCCCCCCTCCCAGGCGGCCCAGCGGCCGATCGGCTTGTTCGAAGCCTTCCTGTTCTGGCTCAAGTTGGGGTTCATCAGCTTTGGCGGGCCCGCCGGCCAGATTGCGATCATGCACCAGGAGCTGGTCGAGCGCCGGTGCTGGATCAGCGAGAAACGCTTTCTGCATGCGCTGAACTACTGCATGTTGTTGCCTGGCCCTGAAGCCCAGCAGCTCGCCACCTACATCGGCTGGCTCATGCACCGGTCCTGGGGCGGGGTGATTGCCGGCGCATTGTTCGTGCTGCCTTCGCTGTTCATCCTGATCGGTTTGTCCTGGGTCTACGTCGCTTTCGGCGAGGTGCCCGTGGTGGCCGGGATTTTCTATGGCATCAAGCCGGCAGTCACGGCGATCGTCGTTCACGCGGCCCACCGGATCGGCTCGCGCGCGTTGAAGAATGGCTGGTTGTGGGCCATGGCCGGCGCCTCGTTCGTGGCCATCTTCGCCCTCAATGTGCCGTTCCCGCTGATCGTGCTGGTTGCCGCCATCATCGGCTATGTGGGAGGGCGCTTTGCCCCAGGCAAGTTCGTGATCGGTGGCGGTCATGGCGCCGCAAAGAGCAACTATGGCCCGGCGCTGATTGATGACGACACTCCGGCGCCTGAGCATGCCCGTTTCAGCTGGGGTCACTTATCGCGCTTGCTGCTGGTCGGTGCTGCGCTCTGGGTCCTGCCCATGGGGCTGCTGACACTGTCGTTTGGCTGGGACGCAACCCTGACGCAGATGGGCTGGTTCTTCACCAAGGCCGCACTGCTGACCTTTGGTGGTGCTTACGCGGTGCTGCCCTATGTCTACCAGGGCGCTGTCGGGCATTACGGCTGGCTGACGCCGACCCAGATGATCGATGGCCTCGCCTTGGGGGAAACCACGCCCGGACCACTGATCATGGTGGTCGCCTTCGTCGGCTTCGTGGGGGGGTATGTGCATCCGATGTTCGGTGTGGAACACCCATTCCTTGCCGGCGCAGTCGCGGCGAGTCTCGTCACCTGGTTCACCTTCTTGCCGTCGTTCCTCTTCATCCTTGCCGGTGGCCCATTGGTGGAGTCGACGCACAACGAGATGAAATTCACCGCACCGCTGACGGGGATCACCGCCGCTGTGGTGGGCGTGATCCTGAACCTCGCCCTGTTCTTCGGCTACCACGTGCTTTGGCCGCAAGGTTTCAGTGGGGCATTCGACTGGCCTTCAGCGGTGATCGCAGTTGCCGCAGCCCTTGCCTTGTTCCACTTCAAGCGGGGTGTGATTCAAGTGTTGCTGGCCTGCGCCCTGGCCGGGCTGGCAGTCCACCTGTTGCGGGCGTGA
- a CDS encoding autotransporter serine protease, with translation MDVRCDQLKALTGTLCLAFATGLPLSAAATYQETGRPGDPTSWRSAEYQQDWGLERMQASQAYAAGITGAGVRIGALDSGFDAAHPEASPGRFHAVTATGQYLDGTPFSVSGVLNGANDNHGTHVTGTLGAARDGAGMHGVAFNAQVYVGNTNKNDSFLFGPGPDPRYFKAVYDALVDAGARAINNSWGSQPKDVSYQTLGGLRAAYAQHFQQDTWLDAAGDVARRGVINVFSAGNSGYANASVRSALPYFQPELEGHWLAVSGLDKNNQQKYNQCGIAKYWCLATPGAAITSTIAGGGYATYNGTSMAAPHATGALALVMERYPYLNNQQALQVLLTTSRQLDGSPTQGPSDRVGWGVPDLGRALHGPGQLLGEFDVNLGHGQGDSWSNGISDQALVQRQAEDATERQAWQQTLKDRGWEHGLAAGASQQERSDYAVGMARDAAAAQRVYQGSLVKSGAGWLELTGDSSYRGPTRVDGGLLVVNGSLQSAVTVNSGGSLGGNGRIGALTANVGGVVAPGNSIGTLNVAGNLDLQPGSTYRVELSPTASDRLIVGGQASVAGANLSLEPQARPNLLAGGPVASLVGRQFDILQAAGGVNGRFAQVQPAYLFLGTVLDYSANAVQLDITRSGTTFDSVGTTANQRASGGAVERLGPGNPVYESLLLSTSSDQAREGLRQLAGEIYPALDTMLLSQGSVLRDAFGERVQGSALSANASGTSAGEPGSTLLWLKGLGSWGRIEGVQGTESYTSSLGGMLLGLDRDFDAQTRAGLAAGYSDSSLGMGGSHSRATVDSYHLGAYARHDLDQLRLSLGASYSWHRAEVRRDLAYGEVSGRQRARVDARSQQLFAEAAYRLPLSAVQLEPFANLTYQHLDRDGFHEKGDAAALHAGDEQRDAWLSTLGLRGRQQWQLGPQQDLQLAASLGWQHRLSGTQDREHLAFAGSDQPFRVETAPALRDAALVGLQARVGLTRDLDLSLDYQGRLASREQQHGAGLNLQWRF, from the coding sequence ATGGATGTGAGATGTGATCAGCTCAAAGCGCTGACGGGCACCCTGTGCCTGGCGTTCGCCACCGGGCTGCCGCTGTCGGCAGCAGCTACCTATCAAGAAACCGGCCGCCCAGGCGACCCCACCAGTTGGCGTTCGGCCGAGTATCAGCAGGACTGGGGCCTGGAGCGCATGCAGGCGAGCCAGGCCTACGCCGCCGGAATCACCGGCGCCGGGGTCCGCATCGGTGCCCTGGACTCAGGGTTCGATGCCGCCCATCCCGAAGCCAGCCCCGGCCGTTTTCACGCGGTGACCGCCACCGGCCAATATCTGGACGGCACCCCGTTCAGTGTGTCCGGGGTGCTCAATGGCGCCAACGACAACCATGGCACCCATGTCACCGGCACCCTGGGCGCGGCCCGTGATGGCGCTGGCATGCATGGCGTGGCCTTCAATGCCCAGGTCTACGTGGGCAACACCAACAAGAACGACAGTTTCCTGTTCGGCCCCGGCCCCGACCCGAGGTATTTCAAGGCGGTCTACGATGCCCTGGTGGATGCCGGGGCGCGGGCGATCAACAACAGTTGGGGCAGCCAGCCCAAGGATGTCAGCTACCAGACCCTGGGCGGCCTGCGCGCGGCCTACGCCCAACACTTCCAGCAGGACACCTGGCTCGACGCCGCCGGCGACGTGGCGCGCCGTGGCGTGATCAATGTGTTCAGCGCCGGCAACAGCGGTTATGCCAATGCCAGCGTGCGCTCGGCGCTGCCGTACTTCCAGCCGGAGCTGGAAGGCCACTGGCTGGCGGTGTCGGGCCTGGACAAGAACAACCAGCAGAAATACAACCAGTGCGGCATCGCCAAGTACTGGTGCCTGGCGACCCCGGGCGCGGCGATCACCAGTACCATTGCCGGTGGCGGCTACGCCACCTACAACGGCACCTCGATGGCTGCGCCCCATGCCACCGGGGCCCTGGCCCTGGTCATGGAGCGTTATCCCTACCTGAACAACCAGCAGGCCCTGCAGGTGCTGCTGACCACCTCGCGCCAGCTCGATGGCTCGCCGACCCAGGGGCCCAGCGACCGGGTAGGGTGGGGCGTCCCGGACCTGGGCCGGGCGTTGCACGGCCCCGGGCAGTTGCTCGGTGAGTTCGACGTCAACCTGGGGCACGGGCAGGGCGATAGCTGGAGCAACGGCATCTCCGACCAGGCCCTGGTACAGCGTCAGGCCGAGGACGCCACGGAACGCCAAGCCTGGCAGCAGACCCTCAAGGATCGCGGCTGGGAGCATGGCTTGGCCGCAGGCGCCAGCCAGCAGGAGCGCAGCGACTATGCCGTGGGCATGGCCCGCGACGCAGCTGCCGCGCAGCGGGTGTACCAGGGCAGCCTGGTCAAGTCCGGGGCCGGCTGGCTCGAGCTCACGGGAGACAGCAGCTACCGCGGCCCGACCCGGGTCGATGGCGGGTTGCTGGTGGTCAATGGCAGCCTGCAATCGGCGGTGACGGTCAATTCAGGTGGTTCCCTGGGAGGCAACGGGCGTATCGGAGCCCTGACCGCCAACGTCGGGGGCGTGGTGGCCCCGGGTAACTCCATCGGTACCTTGAATGTCGCCGGCAACCTGGATTTGCAGCCGGGCTCGACCTACCGGGTGGAGCTGTCGCCCACGGCCAGCGACCGGCTCATCGTGGGCGGACAGGCCAGTGTCGCTGGCGCCAATCTGAGCCTGGAGCCCCAGGCGCGGCCGAACCTGTTGGCCGGTGGCCCGGTAGCCAGCCTGGTAGGGCGCCAGTTCGACATCCTGCAGGCTGCGGGTGGCGTCAACGGGCGCTTCGCCCAGGTCCAGCCCGCCTACTTGTTTCTGGGGACCGTACTCGATTATTCGGCCAACGCCGTCCAGCTGGACATAACGCGCAGTGGCACGACATTCGACAGCGTGGGTACCACGGCCAACCAGCGTGCCAGCGGCGGCGCCGTGGAACGGCTGGGGCCGGGCAATCCCGTCTATGAAAGCCTGCTGCTCTCGACCTCGTCGGACCAGGCCCGGGAAGGCCTGCGGCAACTGGCCGGGGAAATCTACCCGGCGCTGGACACGATGCTGCTCAGCCAGGGTTCGGTCTTGCGCGATGCCTTTGGCGAGCGTGTGCAAGGTTCTGCGCTGAGTGCCAATGCGTCCGGAACGTCTGCGGGCGAGCCTGGCTCGACCCTGCTCTGGCTCAAGGGCCTGGGCAGCTGGGGACGCATCGAGGGCGTGCAGGGCACCGAGTCCTATACCAGCTCCCTGGGCGGCATGCTGCTGGGCCTGGATCGTGACTTCGACGCGCAGACCCGGGCCGGCCTGGCTGCTGGCTACAGCGACAGTTCCCTGGGCATGGGCGGCAGCCACTCCCGGGCCACGGTCGACAGCTACCACCTGGGCGCCTATGCCCGCCACGACCTGGACCAGCTGCGTTTGAGCCTGGGCGCCAGCTACAGCTGGCACCGTGCCGAGGTCCGGCGCGACCTGGCCTATGGCGAAGTGTCCGGCCGCCAGCGCGCGCGGGTCGATGCCCGCAGCCAGCAGCTGTTCGCCGAGGCGGCCTATCGCCTGCCATTGTCGGCGGTGCAGTTGGAGCCCTTCGCCAACCTGACCTACCAGCACCTGGACCGCGACGGCTTCCATGAGAAGGGCGACGCCGCGGCGCTGCATGCCGGTGACGAGCAGCGTGATGCCTGGCTCAGCACCTTGGGCCTGCGTGGGCGCCAGCAATGGCAGCTGGGCCCGCAGCAGGACCTGCAGCTGGCGGCAAGCCTGGGCTGGCAGCACCGCCTGAGCGGCACCCAGGACCGCGAGCACCTGGCCTTCGCCGGCAGCGACCAGCCGTTCCGGGTGGAGACTGCGCCAGCCTTGCGCGATGCCGCGCTGGTGGGGCTCCAGGCCCGGGTGGGGCTGACCCGTGACCTGGACCTGAGCCTGGACTACCAGGGGCGCCTGGCCAGTCGTGAGCAACAGCATGGCGCGGGGCTCAACCTGCAATGGCGTTTCTGA